A single genomic interval of Streptomyces graminofaciens harbors:
- a CDS encoding response regulator: MSEPIRVLVVEDDPVAADAHVMYVGRVPGFTVVGKAHTGAEARRALDRTPVDLLLLDLHLPDVHGLQFARSLRATGYHVDVIAVTSARDLTVVREGVSLGVVQYVLKPFTFATLRDRLIRYSEFHAAAGEASGQDEVDRALATLRAPGPAALPKGLSAPTLERVSVALRDCAEGLTAAGVAEEVGISRITARRYLEHLVDSGRAARSPQYGQVGRPELQYRWVKGQ; the protein is encoded by the coding sequence GGAGGACGACCCCGTGGCCGCCGACGCACACGTCATGTACGTCGGCCGCGTCCCCGGCTTCACGGTGGTGGGCAAGGCGCACACGGGGGCGGAGGCCCGCCGGGCGCTGGACCGCACCCCGGTGGACCTCCTCCTCCTGGACCTACACCTGCCGGACGTACACGGCCTGCAGTTCGCCCGCTCACTTCGCGCGACGGGCTACCACGTGGACGTGATCGCGGTGACGTCGGCGAGGGACCTGACGGTGGTGCGCGAGGGGGTCTCGCTCGGGGTGGTGCAGTACGTACTGAAGCCGTTCACGTTCGCGACGCTCCGGGACCGCTTGATCCGGTACTCCGAGTTCCATGCGGCGGCCGGGGAGGCGAGCGGCCAGGACGAGGTGGACAGGGCACTGGCGACGCTTCGCGCCCCCGGCCCGGCGGCCCTCCCGAAGGGCTTGAGCGCGCCCACGCTGGAGCGGGTGAGCGTGGCGTTGCGCGACTGCGCCGAGGGCCTGACGGCGGCCGGGGTCGCGGAGGAGGTGGGGATCTCGCGGATCACGGCTCGGCGGTATCTGGAGCATCTGGTGGACTCGGGGAGGGCTGCGCGGAGTCCGCAGTACGGGCAGGTGGGGCGGCCGGAGTTGCAGTAT